A DNA window from Hevea brasiliensis isolate MT/VB/25A 57/8 unplaced genomic scaffold, ASM3005281v1 Scaf7, whole genome shotgun sequence contains the following coding sequences:
- the LOC110660327 gene encoding mitogen-activated protein kinase kinase kinase 20-like — translation MIKRRNAFKRKKKTPVVCFETATTLEASHGLSWVRVCLLGKGGFGSVFYAKTRTTVNQGTHLPPQMAVKSAIMDQSSSLKHEKQVLCDLTSSPYVVRCYGDEVTHMANGVKVYNLLLEYCSGLSLERQIRLSGFGLADSDVKYYSRDVLQGLKYIHCRGYIHCDIKPDNILLVPGNGERKGTFVAKLADFGLAEAVNEECHDLRGTTRYMSPELVREKKIEYATDIWAFGCAVLEMLTGKPAWEYSEVEDLLWVIGYTDELPQIPSNVSEDAKDFLSRCFVRTAAHRWSADCLLEHPFLSVN, via the coding sequence ATGATCAAGCGACGCAATGCTTTTAAGAGGAAAAAGAAGACTCCAGTCGTTTGTTTCGAAACGGCTACAACTTTGGAAGCCTCTCATGGGCTTTCATGGGTTCGAGTTTGCTTGCTTGGCAAAGGAGGATTTGGTTCTGTCTTTTATGCTAAAACAAGAACAACCGTCAATCAGGGAACTCATCTTCCTCCTCAAATGGCAGTCAAATCTGCAATTATGGATCAATCATCTTCATTAAAGCATGAGAAACAAGTTCTCTGTGATCTTACTTCCAGTCCGTACGTGGTTCGTTGTTATGGAGACGAAGTCACGCATATGGCTAATGGGGTGAAAGTATATAACTTACTCTTGGAGTACTGTTCGGGACTTAGTTTAGAACGACAAATAAGATTATCTGGTTTTGGGTTGGCTGATTCTGATGTTAAGTATTATTCAAGAGACGTTCTTCAGGGGTTGAAGTACATTCATTGTCGTGGCTACATCCATTGCGATATCAAGCCGGACAACATTTTGCTGGTGCCTGGTAATGGAGAAAGGAAGGGAACTTTTGTAGCAAAGCTTGCGGACTTCGGATTGGCTGAGGCAGTGAATGAAGAGTGCCATGATTTGAGGGGCACAACCAGATATATGTCTCCAGAATTGGTGAGAGAAAAAAAGATTGAGTATGCTACAGACATTTGGGCCTTTGGATGTGCTGTGTTGGAGATGCTAACTGGAAAACCAGCCTGGGAGTATTCAGAAGTTGAAGATCTTCTGTGGGTGATTGGATATACAGATGAACTGCCTCAAATACCCAGTAATGTATCAGAAGATGCAAAGGATTTTCTGAGCCGATGTTTTGTTCGTACTGCTGCTCATAGATGGTCTGCTGATTGCTTACTAGAGCATCCATTCCTCTCTGTGAACTAG